In one window of Gemmatimonadota bacterium DNA:
- a CDS encoding phytanoyl-CoA dioxygenase family protein encodes MKLSLSQLEAYHRDGCVIVDCPFPQTLAQDCQSAVEKVAIDPESVTADTRRNHFRLAPQIPGSYWCALDHTVPFLKIMLHPEILEMARQLSGDDDVYFRNGGINELAPDHSFWWHRDSEMVYTEFMHYFSGASVAQGCLRVIPGSHIGSADRFKEEAERRRRNQGYPEEYWVDGIADVELPGEVPLEVRPDQLIVRDSRIFHATGLNTSNEGRSMSHWLFRDGASNDHRFRFEDVLTEELIEALSPEQRDALWLGRDFDIAEGYRDEREREDGKVMWGVV; translated from the coding sequence TTGAAACTGTCGTTGTCACAGCTCGAAGCGTATCACCGGGACGGATGTGTCATTGTCGACTGCCCCTTTCCGCAGACCCTGGCGCAGGACTGCCAGAGTGCCGTGGAAAAGGTCGCCATCGATCCTGAGTCGGTCACCGCAGATACCCGACGGAATCATTTTCGGCTGGCTCCGCAGATTCCCGGCTCCTACTGGTGCGCGCTCGACCATACCGTGCCTTTCCTGAAGATCATGCTCCATCCGGAAATCCTCGAAATGGCCAGGCAACTCTCCGGCGACGACGATGTCTATTTCCGCAACGGCGGCATCAATGAACTGGCGCCCGACCACTCGTTCTGGTGGCACCGCGACAGCGAAATGGTATACACCGAGTTCATGCACTACTTCTCGGGCGCATCGGTAGCGCAGGGCTGTCTCCGGGTCATTCCCGGCAGTCACATCGGGTCCGCCGACCGGTTCAAGGAAGAAGCGGAACGGCGGCGGCGCAACCAGGGATATCCCGAAGAATACTGGGTCGATGGCATTGCGGACGTGGAATTGCCTGGAGAGGTCCCGCTCGAGGTGAGGCCGGATCAACTCATCGTACGTGATTCAAGGATCTTTCACGCGACCGGGCTAAATACCTCGAATGAAGGCAGGTCGATGAGCCACTGGCTGTTTCGAGATGGAGCGAGTAACGACCACCGGTTCCGTTTCGAGGATGTGCTTACCGAGGAACTGATTGAAGCGCTTTCACCTGAGCAGCGGGACGCGCTGTGGCTGGGAAGGGATTTCGATATCGCCGAGGGATATCGGGATGAACGGGAACGAGAGGATGGGAAGGTGATGTGGGGGGTGGTGTGA
- a CDS encoding porin family protein — translation MTNESKIAICSGTLTALASIVCAMAIIPSVAHAQNFSESGPSLQTETTKSASGLTTHRTNFYLRVGASLDLSSTTRFGDRNCLSTSPAALYGCGTGGDGIARGTRGDYSMAGGVEVGLGYVATPDLRLETSISYRPSFAFEGTANFLQTDVLQSVSADLQAASGTVTAYMDFIAHGPFSVFAGAGAGLHYVDISEYLMTFPRTQTIVPDGRRVDFSVMLAAGVATSLSDRITLDLAWRYVNWGIVETGRATGRVIWKDGSREPLELDLAETWAMLRGQGFRMSLRYGF, via the coding sequence ATGACCAACGAAAGCAAGATCGCCATCTGTTCCGGAACGCTTACTGCTTTGGCTTCGATCGTGTGCGCCATGGCTATCATTCCGTCGGTCGCCCATGCTCAAAACTTCTCAGAAAGCGGTCCTTCTCTCCAGACCGAGACTACCAAATCCGCATCCGGTCTCACCACCCACCGAACCAATTTCTACCTTCGGGTCGGTGCGAGCCTCGATCTGTCCTCGACAACCAGGTTCGGGGACAGGAACTGTCTGAGTACGTCTCCTGCGGCGCTCTACGGGTGTGGAACAGGGGGCGACGGCATCGCTAGAGGTACGCGGGGTGATTACAGCATGGCGGGCGGTGTCGAGGTCGGCCTCGGATACGTCGCGACACCGGATCTGCGCCTGGAAACGTCCATATCCTACCGTCCGAGTTTCGCCTTCGAAGGGACCGCCAACTTCCTTCAGACCGATGTACTACAGTCCGTTTCGGCGGACCTGCAGGCCGCTTCCGGTACGGTCACCGCGTACATGGATTTCATAGCGCACGGTCCCTTTAGTGTGTTCGCGGGTGCCGGCGCGGGACTGCATTATGTCGATATCAGCGAATACCTTATGACGTTTCCCAGGACGCAGACCATAGTTCCGGACGGCCGGCGGGTCGATTTCTCCGTAATGCTGGCAGCCGGAGTGGCTACGTCTCTTTCGGATAGGATCACGCTCGATCTTGCATGGCGATACGTGAATTGGGGAATCGTAGAGACCGGAAGAGCCACCGGCCGGGTCATCTGGAAGGACGGCAGCCGCGAACCGCTGGAGTTAGACCTCGCCGAAACCTGGGCGATGCTCAGAGGGCAGGGATTCAGGATGTCGCTGCGCTATGGGTTTTGA
- a CDS encoding aldose 1-epimerase family protein yields MARLFGKEYTRRELLDLVGDMSQVAHARYGELREGSDRGADLIEVFNASGLCFSLLPGRALDVASAHYKGMSLCFRSNTGDVGPAFYEPQGYGWMRGFYGGLVLSCGMTFTGHPEVDPEEENEELGLHGRLSFLPARQVHTDGQWDGDDYVIKVRGKIREAVVFGTNLELTREISTVLGEKSLHIHDRIHNQSVDRSPLMFVYHCNPGFPILDEGTRVVIDSEKSTEWLEDREVDPDTFSTVSAPADEAHDDVYVLRPRADASGLCHVGLINDRLGLGLYWSFPKAEIPLVSHWQHFHRGTYVTGIEPGNVSMLGRAWNRKNGYLQHIEPDEIRDFHLEIGVMEGAEEIAAFEAKVG; encoded by the coding sequence ATGGCACGTCTATTCGGAAAAGAGTATACACGCAGGGAACTGCTCGATCTCGTTGGTGACATGAGCCAGGTGGCCCACGCCCGGTACGGCGAACTGCGCGAAGGCAGCGACCGGGGCGCCGATCTCATCGAGGTATTCAACGCCTCGGGCCTGTGCTTCTCCCTGCTGCCCGGGCGGGCACTTGACGTGGCCTCGGCCCACTACAAGGGCATGTCGCTCTGCTTCCGCAGCAACACGGGCGACGTGGGGCCAGCGTTTTACGAACCGCAGGGCTACGGCTGGATGCGCGGGTTTTACGGCGGGCTGGTCCTGAGCTGCGGGATGACGTTCACGGGCCATCCGGAAGTCGATCCCGAAGAAGAAAACGAAGAACTCGGCCTCCACGGACGCCTTTCATTCCTTCCCGCCCGGCAGGTCCATACCGATGGCCAATGGGACGGCGACGACTATGTCATCAAAGTGCGCGGGAAGATCAGGGAAGCCGTCGTCTTCGGCACCAACCTGGAACTCACCCGGGAAATCTCGACGGTCCTGGGCGAGAAATCGCTGCACATTCACGACCGTATACACAACCAATCCGTCGATCGCTCACCCCTGATGTTCGTCTATCATTGCAACCCCGGTTTCCCCATCCTCGACGAGGGCACGCGCGTCGTCATCGACAGCGAAAAGTCGACGGAATGGCTCGAAGACCGGGAGGTCGATCCCGATACCTTTTCTACGGTCTCTGCACCCGCAGACGAAGCGCACGACGACGTCTACGTCCTCCGTCCCCGGGCCGATGCCAGCGGTCTGTGCCACGTAGGACTGATCAATGACCGGCTGGGTCTGGGTCTGTACTGGTCCTTCCCCAAGGCGGAGATCCCCCTCGTAAGCCACTGGCAGCACTTCCATAGGGGTACCTACGTCACCGGCATCGAACCGGGCAACGTCAGCATGCTCGGCCGGGCCTGGAACCGCAAGAACGGCTACCTGCAGCACATCGAGCCCGACGAGATACGGGATTTTCACCTAGAGATCGGTGTAATGGAGGGTGCGGAAGAGATAGCGGCGTTCGAGGCGAAGGTTGGGTGA
- a CDS encoding glutamine--tRNA ligase/YqeY domain fusion protein, with translation MSTEKQYRDFIREIIDTDMESGKFGGKVHTRFPPEPNGYLHIGHAKSICLNFGVAEEYSGLCNLRFDDSNPETENVDFVEGIKRDIRWLGFDWEDRLYFASGYFDQLYAYAQQLVDQGDAYVDSLTWEEMRDHRGTPTEPGRNSPYRDRTVAENRDLFERMQAGEFPDGTHVLRARIDMAHPNLTMRDPVLYRIRHAHHYRTGDKWRVYPMYDFTHCLSDSIEGITHSLCTLEFENNRPLYDWILDRLDVYHPQQIEFAPLALAHTVLSKRFYRPLIEEGVLSGWDDPRMPTLSGLRRRGYTPVAVRTLCDRVGVAKNHNLIDMALADFIIREDLNKRAPRVMGVLDPLKVVITNYPTDRTEQMEAVNNPEDEGMGTRQVPFTREIYIERNDFMEDPPRKFFRLALGREVRLRYGYYITCTDVIKDDDGQVVELHCTYDPESRGGSTPDGRKVRGTIHWVSAAHALNATVRLYDRLFSDPDPRPGEVDDDRSLLNPDSLKTVTDCKVEPGLADAEPGVNYQFERLGYFCIDAVETQPNGPVFNRTITLRDTWAKIQQK, from the coding sequence ATGAGCACAGAAAAACAGTACAGGGATTTCATACGCGAAATTATCGACACGGACATGGAAAGTGGGAAATTCGGGGGCAAGGTGCATACCCGTTTTCCTCCGGAGCCGAATGGCTATCTCCATATCGGTCACGCCAAGTCGATCTGCCTGAATTTCGGAGTGGCGGAGGAGTACTCCGGCCTGTGCAATCTCCGGTTCGACGATTCCAATCCCGAGACGGAGAACGTGGACTTCGTGGAGGGGATCAAGCGGGACATCCGGTGGCTGGGATTCGACTGGGAAGATCGCCTGTACTTCGCCTCCGGTTACTTCGATCAGCTGTACGCCTACGCGCAGCAACTCGTGGACCAGGGCGACGCCTACGTGGACAGCCTGACCTGGGAAGAAATGCGGGATCACCGTGGCACGCCCACGGAACCGGGCCGAAACAGTCCGTACCGCGACCGGACTGTCGCGGAGAACCGGGACCTTTTCGAACGCATGCAGGCCGGGGAGTTTCCGGACGGTACGCACGTCCTGAGGGCCCGGATCGACATGGCCCATCCGAATCTGACGATGCGCGACCCCGTGCTGTACCGGATCCGACACGCCCATCATTACCGCACCGGGGACAAGTGGCGCGTGTATCCCATGTACGACTTCACCCACTGCCTTTCGGACTCCATCGAAGGCATCACCCATTCGCTCTGCACCCTGGAGTTCGAGAACAACCGGCCGCTCTACGATTGGATCCTGGACCGACTGGACGTCTACCACCCTCAGCAGATCGAATTCGCGCCGCTGGCGCTGGCCCACACCGTGCTTTCGAAGCGCTTCTACCGGCCGCTCATCGAAGAAGGCGTGCTGTCCGGGTGGGACGACCCCCGCATGCCCACGCTGTCCGGCCTGCGGCGCCGGGGATACACCCCCGTGGCCGTCCGGACCCTCTGCGACCGCGTCGGTGTGGCCAAGAACCACAATCTCATCGACATGGCCCTGGCGGACTTCATCATCCGGGAGGACCTGAACAAACGGGCACCTCGGGTCATGGGCGTGCTCGACCCGCTGAAGGTCGTGATCACCAATTACCCCACCGACCGCACCGAGCAGATGGAAGCCGTGAACAACCCGGAAGACGAGGGCATGGGGACGCGGCAGGTGCCTTTCACCCGTGAAATCTATATCGAGCGAAACGACTTTATGGAAGATCCGCCGCGGAAGTTCTTCCGGCTGGCGCTGGGCCGGGAAGTCCGCCTGCGATACGGCTACTACATCACCTGCACGGACGTGATCAAGGACGATGACGGGCAAGTGGTCGAACTGCATTGCACCTACGATCCCGAATCCCGGGGCGGGTCTACGCCGGACGGCCGGAAGGTACGCGGCACCATTCACTGGGTATCGGCCGCGCACGCCCTGAACGCCACCGTGCGTCTCTACGACCGGCTTTTCAGCGACCCGGATCCCCGTCCGGGTGAAGTCGACGATGACCGGTCCTTATTGAATCCTGATTCGCTCAAGACCGTCACGGACTGCAAGGTCGAGCCCGGGCTGGCAGACGCCGAACCCGGTGTAAACTACCAGTTCGAGCGGCTGGGCTACTTCTGTATCGACGCCGTCGAAACGCAGCCCAACGGACCGGTGTTCAACCGTACGATCACCCTCCGCGATACCTGGGCGAAGATCCAGCAGAAGTAG
- a CDS encoding class I SAM-dependent methyltransferase: MTDQDRDRQYTMGRSDEETERLIEQSRLLRPITERFLKSAGLARGMRVLDIGSGAGDVVLVAAELVGPEGEVVGVDMNPEILETARERVRQAGHRNVEFLAGDVHTLELGGDFDALIGRLVLMYLPDPVATLKQLATRLRPRGLVVFQEIDFTMTRSYSNEDTPLMRQLVDWIVEVFERSGANPNMGLDLHRVFIEAGLPEPTLDAGMLLGGSADWPGYSYVANSFRSVVPLLEHYGIATAEEVDIDTIPRRVREEIVAAKRPVVIPPHIGAWARTM, translated from the coding sequence ATGACGGATCAAGACCGCGATCGGCAATACACGATGGGACGCAGCGACGAAGAGACTGAACGCCTGATCGAGCAGTCCCGGCTCTTAAGGCCGATCACGGAGCGGTTTCTGAAGTCGGCCGGCCTTGCTCGGGGCATGAGGGTCCTCGACATCGGCAGCGGCGCGGGCGACGTGGTCCTGGTCGCGGCGGAGCTCGTAGGTCCCGAAGGGGAAGTCGTGGGCGTGGACATGAATCCGGAGATCCTGGAGACCGCCCGGGAACGGGTCCGGCAGGCGGGGCACCGAAACGTGGAGTTCCTTGCCGGCGACGTGCATACCCTGGAACTTGGCGGCGATTTCGACGCCCTGATCGGAAGACTGGTGCTCATGTACCTGCCCGATCCCGTGGCCACACTCAAACAACTCGCAACCCGCTTGCGCCCCCGCGGTCTCGTTGTCTTCCAGGAGATCGATTTCACGATGACCCGGTCGTACAGTAACGAAGATACTCCGCTCATGCGCCAGTTGGTCGATTGGATCGTGGAGGTATTTGAGCGATCCGGGGCGAACCCGAATATGGGACTGGACCTGCACCGGGTGTTCATCGAGGCCGGCCTGCCCGAGCCCACCCTGGACGCCGGCATGCTGCTCGGCGGATCCGCCGACTGGCCGGGGTATTCGTACGTCGCGAATTCATTCCGTAGCGTCGTCCCGCTGCTGGAACACTACGGGATCGCGACCGCCGAAGAGGTGGACATCGACACCATTCCCCGGCGGGTACGGGAGGAAATCGTCGCGGCGAAGCGACCAGTTGTTATTCCGCCGCATATCGGGGCGTGGGCGAGGACAATGTAG
- a CDS encoding carbohydrate ABC transporter permease, producing the protein MRNPVRTTITYVLLIMLTVLVLTPLFWVVSASFKPSGEIFTYPPTFLPQDPTLENFTRLFQEMPIIQYVVNSTFLATSHTLLLLAIATMGGFAFAKYSFRGRGVLFAIVLASMMIPFHLVLVPLFTLLYKFGWLDTYQGVILPYLASSGFGVFLMRQFILGVPSDLLDAARIDGTSEFGIYWRVIIPTVKPAMGALSIFGFLGAWNEFLWPMIVLRDAAKYTLPLGLASLVGVYRQEYGMLMAGTLLSILPIMALFLAMQREFVQGITLGAVKE; encoded by the coding sequence ATGAGAAACCCTGTTCGCACCACCATCACCTATGTGCTCCTGATAATGCTGACCGTCCTGGTCCTGACGCCGCTGTTCTGGGTGGTATCCGCTTCCTTCAAGCCGTCGGGCGAAATCTTCACCTACCCGCCGACCTTTCTCCCCCAGGACCCCACACTCGAGAACTTCACCCGGCTGTTCCAGGAAATGCCGATCATCCAGTACGTCGTCAACAGCACCTTCCTGGCCACCTCGCACACGCTGCTGCTTCTCGCCATCGCCACCATGGGCGGATTCGCCTTTGCCAAGTACTCGTTCCGGGGCCGCGGCGTCCTCTTCGCCATCGTCCTCGCCTCCATGATGATCCCCTTTCACCTGGTGCTGGTGCCCCTGTTCACCCTGTTGTACAAATTTGGCTGGCTCGACACCTACCAGGGCGTGATCCTGCCCTACCTGGCATCCAGTGGCTTCGGCGTGTTCCTCATGCGGCAGTTCATTCTCGGCGTACCCTCGGATCTGCTCGATGCGGCGCGGATCGACGGCACCTCCGAATTCGGTATCTACTGGCGCGTCATCATCCCGACCGTGAAGCCGGCCATGGGCGCCCTGAGCATCTTCGGGTTCCTGGGGGCCTGGAACGAGTTCCTCTGGCCCATGATCGTGCTGCGGGACGCCGCCAAGTACACCCTGCCCCTCGGCCTGGCCAGCCTGGTGGGCGTCTACCGCCAGGAATACGGCATGCTCATGGCCGGGACACTGCTGTCCATCCTGCCCATCATGGCCCTGTTCCTCGCGATGCAGCGGGAGTTCGTGCAGGGGATCACGTTGGGGGCGGTGAAGGAGTGA
- a CDS encoding sugar ABC transporter permease translates to MKPRYAPYFFLAPFFALFGVFMVYPLFDSIRLSTYSVRGMQNQTFVGLENIERLIADPLFWTALWNTAYFAAGSLLLQLPVALALALLLSNARLKGRNLFRLSFFSPVLISGVFIAVIFYLLYDRRYGLVNRVLGSEIPWLQDPDLVMPALVLAGVWRWAGFNMVYFLAGLQSIRQELYEAAAVDGAGPWQSFVHVTVPALKPVIAFVVITSMIGSFQLFDLPYVLTEGGPGNASMTMVMYLYKHGFEFINLGYAATIGWALAVIIGVISIIQVRFFGVLREN, encoded by the coding sequence ATGAAACCCCGGTACGCCCCCTACTTCTTCCTCGCGCCATTCTTCGCGCTCTTCGGCGTCTTCATGGTCTACCCCCTGTTTGATTCGATCCGTCTTAGCACGTACAGTGTCCGGGGCATGCAGAACCAGACCTTCGTAGGCCTGGAGAACATCGAACGGTTGATCGCCGACCCGCTCTTCTGGACCGCCCTCTGGAACACGGCCTATTTCGCCGCGGGCAGCCTGCTCCTGCAACTGCCGGTGGCCCTGGCCCTCGCCCTGCTCCTCAGCAACGCCCGCCTGAAAGGCCGGAACCTGTTCCGTCTTTCCTTCTTCTCGCCGGTGCTGATCTCCGGCGTCTTCATCGCCGTGATCTTCTACCTGCTGTACGACCGGCGCTACGGCCTGGTGAACAGGGTGCTCGGTTCCGAAATCCCGTGGCTTCAGGATCCCGACCTGGTCATGCCCGCCCTCGTACTGGCCGGGGTATGGCGGTGGGCGGGATTCAACATGGTCTACTTCCTCGCCGGGCTTCAGAGCATTCGGCAGGAGCTCTACGAAGCGGCCGCGGTGGACGGCGCGGGACCCTGGCAGAGCTTCGTGCACGTGACGGTCCCCGCCCTCAAGCCCGTCATCGCTTTCGTGGTGATCACGTCCATGATTGGCTCGTTCCAGCTCTTCGATCTGCCCTACGTACTCACGGAGGGCGGCCCCGGCAATGCGAGCATGACCATGGTGATGTACCTGTACAAGCATGGATTCGAGTTCATCAACCTCGGCTACGCGGCGACCATCGGCTGGGCCCTGGCCGTGATCATCGGGGTCATTTCCATCATACAGGTCCGGTTTTTCGGCGTACTCAGGGAAAACTGA
- a CDS encoding sugar ABC transporter substrate-binding protein, which yields MNHLGKAPLIFGLLFLLAFPVIVFRGDDRSDTLEFWIFAQTHYDEFSARIPAFEAAHPGVRVELRLISKLHDKLLAAFLSGIGGPDLSEVEISSVGRFFKGTKEEIGFVDLTDRIEREGIADEFVQARLAPWSLGGRVYGLPRDVHPVMLLYRHDVYEEAGIDPASIETWDDFVRETRPLARDEDGDGRPDRYPIMLSAHKPGHFWLMLLQNGGGMFDEDGGVIIDNDIAVSTLEFYCSLLNEAQLAIPEFSQDPASYAAMKENVILGVLAPDWYISFVRRFVPELEGKWRAMPLPAWREGERRTSTWGGTMIAVTKQAENPDLAWEFAKFAYMDDEALANRYRKTFIIPPIRSAWSNPVYGESEAYLDGQVLGRSLTELAPDIPGFHLNPYWAEANDLLRQAVYEAANGIRTPADALSHLAEQVRALRDNTAETE from the coding sequence ATGAACCACCTCGGCAAGGCTCCCCTGATCTTCGGCCTGCTCTTCCTCCTGGCCTTTCCCGTCATCGTGTTCCGCGGCGATGACCGCTCGGACACGCTGGAGTTCTGGATCTTCGCGCAGACGCACTACGATGAGTTCAGTGCCAGGATCCCGGCGTTCGAGGCAGCCCATCCCGGCGTCAGGGTCGAACTGCGGCTGATCTCGAAACTGCACGACAAGCTCCTTGCCGCCTTCCTGTCCGGCATCGGCGGCCCCGATCTTTCCGAGGTAGAAATCTCATCGGTAGGCCGGTTCTTCAAGGGCACGAAGGAAGAAATCGGCTTCGTGGACCTGACCGACCGCATCGAGCGCGAGGGGATCGCGGATGAGTTCGTACAGGCGCGCCTCGCACCCTGGTCCTTAGGCGGCCGGGTGTACGGCCTGCCCCGCGACGTCCATCCCGTCATGCTCCTGTACCGTCACGACGTGTATGAGGAAGCGGGGATCGATCCGGCATCCATCGAAACCTGGGATGATTTCGTCCGCGAGACGAGACCCCTTGCCCGCGACGAGGACGGAGACGGGCGGCCCGACCGCTATCCGATCATGCTGAGCGCCCACAAGCCGGGCCATTTCTGGCTTATGCTCCTGCAGAACGGCGGCGGCATGTTCGATGAGGACGGCGGGGTCATCATCGACAACGACATCGCCGTTTCCACCCTGGAATTCTACTGCAGCCTGCTCAACGAGGCGCAACTGGCCATCCCCGAATTCTCCCAGGACCCGGCCAGCTACGCCGCCATGAAGGAAAACGTCATTCTGGGTGTGCTGGCACCGGACTGGTACATTAGCTTCGTTCGGAGGTTCGTCCCGGAACTGGAAGGGAAATGGCGTGCCATGCCCCTGCCGGCCTGGCGGGAAGGCGAGCGACGCACCTCGACCTGGGGCGGCACCATGATCGCGGTTACCAAACAGGCCGAGAACCCGGATCTCGCCTGGGAATTCGCCAAGTTCGCCTACATGGACGACGAGGCCCTCGCGAACCGTTACCGCAAGACCTTTATCATCCCGCCGATCCGGTCGGCGTGGTCCAACCCGGTGTACGGCGAGTCCGAGGCGTACCTGGACGGGCAGGTCCTGGGCAGAAGCCTGACGGAACTCGCGCCCGACATCCCCGGATTTCACCTGAACCCGTATTGGGCCGAAGCCAACGATCTGCTGCGGCAGGCCGTGTACGAAGCCGCCAATGGGATTCGGACGCCCGCCGATGCGCTGTCCCACCTGGCAGAGCAGGTCCGCGCGCTGCGGGATAACACAGCAGAGACCGAATGA
- a CDS encoding sodium:solute symporter family protein gives MYGGTSMSPETTIFVVVVVYFAVVLGIGAAAFRRSQPTAEDYFLGGRLARSLVMFMALFGTNITPFLIMGISGLAYHHGYGVFGYTAAMAALIIPVAYYVIGYPAWIASRKLKAVTPAELLARRLDSPNLGRLLFVVYFVFMLPYLSTGVAGVGLAVDVFTQQAISFEVAAAGILVITLLYTTTGGMRATMWTNVFQGLVFGVFLYVSIFVVAADFGGVSGVMQEVARRFPELTATKDTPPFTTGNWFVWGMAMGLVVLAFPHLLVRVFAAKDVKSLKNSIRYYPIIMIGLMLVATLYGVWGRIEFPDFVGRDSDMVFPMVIRSHFGPLIQGLALAGILAAVMSTLDAQMLTLSSMLTRDVWYGLSQRRQVVLGRLFLVILGAIAYYIVILRPASIFALAQLSFSGFVTLTPIWLLGLHWRRFTAPGAITAIIAGNAVLVAMFYEWLPNPGLIPVAWSFMATSIVGVVVSLFTTPPPESVTEPVMTPIRQAMGDG, from the coding sequence ATGTATGGCGGGACTTCGATGAGTCCTGAAACGACCATATTCGTCGTGGTGGTGGTGTACTTCGCCGTGGTGCTGGGCATCGGCGCCGCCGCGTTCCGCCGGTCCCAGCCGACGGCCGAAGACTACTTCCTCGGGGGCCGCCTCGCCCGGTCGCTCGTTATGTTCATGGCCCTCTTCGGCACGAACATCACGCCCTTCCTGATCATGGGCATTTCGGGGCTCGCCTACCATCACGGCTACGGGGTGTTCGGTTATACGGCGGCCATGGCGGCCCTGATCATCCCCGTGGCCTACTATGTCATCGGCTACCCCGCGTGGATCGCGTCCCGGAAACTGAAGGCCGTGACGCCCGCCGAACTGCTCGCCCGCCGGCTCGACAGCCCTAACCTCGGCCGCCTGCTCTTCGTCGTGTACTTCGTATTCATGCTGCCCTACCTGTCCACCGGCGTCGCCGGCGTGGGGCTGGCCGTCGACGTCTTTACCCAACAGGCGATCTCCTTCGAAGTCGCGGCGGCCGGCATCCTGGTCATCACGCTGCTCTACACCACCACGGGCGGCATGCGGGCCACCATGTGGACCAACGTGTTCCAGGGCCTCGTCTTCGGCGTGTTCCTCTACGTATCGATCTTCGTCGTCGCGGCCGATTTCGGCGGCGTCTCGGGCGTCATGCAGGAGGTCGCCCGGCGGTTCCCGGAGCTCACGGCCACAAAGGATACTCCGCCCTTCACTACGGGCAACTGGTTCGTCTGGGGCATGGCCATGGGGCTGGTCGTCCTCGCCTTTCCCCACCTGCTGGTGCGCGTATTCGCCGCGAAAGACGTGAAATCGCTGAAGAACTCCATCCGGTACTACCCCATCATCATGATCGGGCTGATGCTGGTGGCCACGCTCTACGGCGTGTGGGGACGCATCGAATTCCCGGATTTCGTGGGCCGGGATTCCGACATGGTCTTCCCCATGGTGATCCGCAGCCACTTCGGTCCCCTGATCCAGGGACTCGCCCTGGCCGGTATCCTGGCGGCGGTCATGTCCACCCTGGACGCCCAGATGCTGACCCTTTCGTCCATGCTCACCCGCGACGTGTGGTACGGGCTGTCCCAGCGCCGACAGGTCGTGCTGGGCCGGCTGTTCCTCGTCATACTCGGCGCGATCGCCTACTACATCGTGATCCTCCGGCCGGCCTCCATCTTCGCCCTGGCCCAGTTGTCCTTCTCCGGTTTCGTCACGCTGACCCCTATCTGGCTGCTCGGTTTGCACTGGAGGCGGTTCACGGCCCCGGGCGCCATCACGGCCATCATCGCGGGGAACGCCGTGCTCGTCGCCATGTTCTACGAATGGCTGCCGAACCCGGGCCTCATCCCCGTCGCGTGGAGTTTCATGGCCACTTCCATCGTGGGCGTCGTGGTGTCGCTTTTCACAACCCCGCCGCCGGAATCGGTTACCGAACCGGTGATGACCCCGATCCGGCAGGCCATGGGAGATGGTTGA